In Candidatus Hydrogenedentota bacterium, the DNA window GCGCGGACAGCCGATGCTCCGTTAATCATCTCCGGCTCGAGCCGCTCGCCTCGGGCAGGCCTACGACCCGGCGTCAATGATGCCCAGAACCTCTCCCAGCGCGACGATCGTGAGCCCGTGCCAGATTTCAGGGTCAACGCGGTGAGGGTCGTAGCCCTCTTCGCGGGGAGACCGGATGCAGACGGCGGTCATGCCGACGGCCTCGGCGCCGGACAGTTCGTGGCTGCCGCCATCGCCCACAAACAGGCACCTTTGAGGCATTACCGCAAGCCGTTCGCAGGCCAAGAGATAAATTCCCGGGTCCGGCTTGCGCATCTTTGCTACCGACGAGAAGATCGGCGCGTCAACCAGGCGGGCCAGGTCCAAGGCGGGCCACAACACGGGCAATTCGGGCGGACAGTCGGTTATGAGACCCGTCTTCAGTCCGCGGTCCTTGATTGCCTGCAACGTTGCGCGCGCATCGGGACGGACCACCAGGCCGTCGCGAATGAACGCGGTCCGAATGCGCGCCGCCTCCGGAACGTGCGTCATGTCCGGCGTCACGCCGATGGCCTCGCACGTGTGGACCACGCATTCTTCGACTGTGTCCCAGTGGCCGGCGCCGCGCTCGCCCCAATCACTCAGCCACCGCTCCAGAAACACGTCCTCGGGCGCGCCCATCACGCGTGCCATGGCCCGGACGGAGGCGTTGTGGGCCGACGCGCTGAGACTGTCCACCAGCGTCCCGAAAAAGTCGAACAGAACGGCCTGAAATCGCGACAGGGTCATCGTTCGAGCCGCTCCGGTTTGGCCGTCGCGCGGACGGGATTCAGAATGGGATAGGTAAAGGCGGTCACGAGCCCGACCAGGGCCAGCATGCCCCCCAGGGGCCCTACGAGGAAAATGCCCGTGGGCCGGCTTGCCGAATTCCCGAAGAAGTGCATCGAACCCGTCGCCACGCCAATCGAGAGCGCCTGCGCCATCTTCACCATAAACGTGTGCACGCTGTTGAAGATGGCCTCACGGCGTTTGCCCGAAGATTGCTCGTCCAGGTCGATGATCTCGCCAATGAGCGGCGTTTGCAGCACATAGATCAGGCCCTGGCCGATACCGACGGTGGCGAACAGGACGACCCCA includes these proteins:
- a CDS encoding HAD family hydrolase; amino-acid sequence: MTLSRFQAVLFDFFGTLVDSLSASAHNASVRAMARVMGAPEDVFLERWLSDWGERGAGHWDTVEECVVHTCEAIGVTPDMTHVPEAARIRTAFIRDGLVVRPDARATLQAIKDRGLKTGLITDCPPELPVLWPALDLARLVDAPIFSSVAKMRKPDPGIYLLACERLAVMPQRCLFVGDGGSHELSGAEAVGMTAVCIRSPREEGYDPHRVDPEIWHGLTIVALGEVLGIIDAGS